The genomic stretch AGAATGTGCTCTCCGTGCCAAACCATGGATAAGGAAAGCAAACCTTGTATGAAGCTGTCAAAAGCTATCAGAAAGTGGGCATTTTAAAAACAACCAAAAATGAATAACGAGATAAAATCTATAGATCAAGTGCTTCAGGTCCAGATCAAAAAGCTTCAAGATTTGGCAATAAACCTGAAGTGGGAACCCTTAGGGGAGTTTGTGTTGGGAGACACATCAAATGACGATTCCTTAAGCAAGTTGAATCATATGGGGGTTTATCTGTTCGAGGTTGAGAAAGATATCGATCAGGCTGACTTTGAAAGTTGGTATGAAATCTTCAAAGAAAAGTGGGAGGATGAGGAGTATCCTAAGAAACATACTCCAAAACTTATAAAAAAACGCAAGAATGCGTCCGAAAGAAAAGACAGCTGGATACCTCTCTATATAGGGAAGTCACAAGATATTCAGGCAAGAATTAACGAGCACCTTACAGTTGGTTTTGATCAGTCAACATCCGCGCTTAAGCTCAATGCAAGAAAGAATCTTGTTGGATACAGATTTCGACTAAGCTTTATACGGTTGATTGTTGACGAGTATGGAGCTATTATGCCTGTCGTGGAAAGTGCTTTGAGAGAGAGGGATAAGCCCATTTTAGGGAGGCAATGAGTTACACGGAAAAAAGGTTATCCCTGCTTTGGGTATGAAACGGACTGTTTATCTTTATGGAAAACCTTTCTATGTGCGTCTATACCACCCAATTTGCAACCCTCACTTCTGAATATCCTGCTTGGAAAGACTATACAATCAAGAAGCAGCTTCCACCTTCACTTTGGCTGGAAACGCCTGACTATCCGCTGAGCGAACGACCTCAGTATGGGAACCCCTCGCCTGTGATAGGAATCGGGAACTGGGGGACAATCATGCTACAGAAAGATGATCAGACTTACTGGGATTGGGCGCAGTTTGCTCCTCCACGGTCGATGTGGCCAGGAGGTAAAGCAATGCCATACTATAACGCCAAGGTGGAAACGCTTGAAGAATACCAGGCCGGGGTTAAGAAAGGGCCTTTTTCAAAAGTGGTAAAAGAAGATCTTCAGCAGCGGATGTGTGTGTTTTGGGTGAACTCTTTTTTTGAGTCCAACGGTAACAAGTCAAAGCCACGGTGGTTTCACATTTTCAGGGAGGATAGGAAATTTATACCCCTTGCCGGTTTCTATCATCAGATAGAAGATGTGGACAAGGGAATATTGTGGCCGGGATTCACCATCATTACACGTGATCCTTATGACATTGTTGCTCAAACCGGGCATGATCGTTCGCCAGGTATTTTACCCTATGACCATGTTAGCACTTGGTTGAACCCTAACAATACCGTAGACTCCAAGTTGTCTATGCTTGCTGATTCACCAGCGGGATTGTTCAAGGTTGATGAAGTAGGAAAATCTACGGTTACCAAGCGGACTGCAGCAGCAACCACACCGATAGAAGGAGGGGAGAACTTTGCGGTCGGGTCGTTATAAGTTTTACATATCTTGCTCTTAGCTTAAACTAGAACAACATGGACGCTATACAAAAGAGTTTCTTAAAGGAGCCAGACAGCTTGACAACAGACCCCGGGAATGTTCATATCGTAGTTGGTGGTTTGGTTGACCTGATCGCACTTCGCGATATCCGAAATTCATATCAACTTGCTGGAGATGAATTAGTAGCCCTTGCACTTGCTAGCGGAGATCTGTCCTACCAATACTCATATCCGATTGTTTTCCTTTACAGGCATGTAATTGAGACTTCCTTGAAAAGTGTCTTGCTGGAAAAGGGTGTTTCTTTTGAAAGGTCGCATAATTTGGTAGAGCTTGCCGAAAAGGTCGTTGCAATCAAAAGTGATGCAGTTTCGGAAGATCAAATAAGGTTTTTGGTTGAAAGGGCTGCAGAGTTTGAAATACTGGATGAAAGAAGCACTCGTTTTAGATATGGGGAGGAAATAGGTGGTGAGTTTTTGATTCATTTAGGGCAACTGAAGGAGGTTGTTAGTGCCTTTGTGGTTCTAACGAGTTATATATGAGAGTGATTCACTGGAACTGTCAGTGTGCTTTTCGCAAGAAGAACGAGCGCATACTTTCCTATGATCCGGATATCTTGATTGTAGCCGAGTGCGAAAGCATGGAGAAACTCAAGTTTGGAAAGCTAACGCCTGAACCGCGTAGTCATTTATGGTTCGGGGATAACTTGAACAAGGGTATCGGGATCTTTTCGTACAGTACAGACTTTAGGTTAGAGGTGATGGATTGTTATAACCCGGAGTTTAGGTATATCATACCGGTGAAAGTTTCGGGCCCAGATCAGGATTTTACCTTGCTTGCGGTTTGGGCCATGGGAAACACCAAGTATCCAAGCAAGTCATATATCGGTCAAGTATGGTTGGCGTTAGAGTACTATAAAGATCTGTTGACTGGTCCGGTTGTCCTTGTTGGTGACTTTAATAGCAACAAAATCTGGGATCATTTTCCGCGGGTGGGTAACCATTCGGCAGTGGTCAAGAAGCTGCAAGATTATGACATCCACAGTCTCTATCATCTTTGTCATAACCAGGAGCAAGGAGTGGAGGAGCATCCAACTTTTTACATGTATCGTAAGCAAGAAAAGCCATATCACATCGATTACTGCTTTCTTTCAGGACAACTGATTACGGAAGACACAAGCTTGGAGGTTGGAAGTTTTGAGGGGTGGTGTGATATAAGTGATCATGTGCCGCTTATGGTTGATCTATAGGACGGGCGTATGTGCTCTGTATTTGGGTTCGAGTCCTGCTGGGATTCTAACCTAAAGTTTAGGGGTAAAATCACGGAAAACAGGTATTTCAAGCAAGGAAGCAACTGCTATCTTTGATGGAAACATTTGAACACATGAAAAAGTATGAACCATGGGAGTTTATACCATACCCCACTATACAATCAGTTGACGACCCTCTCACTTACGAACTGAAAAACGGTAAAGAAGTTGCTTCTTTTCAAACTGAAGATCGTTGTGATGGTTCTATCACCAAGCAAGATGGTGAGTTTATCTTAACAGCATCCTTCAGAGGTAAGAACGATGAATACCGAAAGAAAAAGATGCGGAGTGTAGACCTTCCTTTCGAGACTGAAAGAGAAGCTCTACAGTACTGGTTTGACAACAAACACACCATCTGGATCAAACTAGCTGATATGAGAGCACCTCTATAAAAAAGACCCGTGTGCAGATCTTACGGGATGCAACACGGGTACTGTTCTTAGTTCTGATATTTCATCATCTGGCTTACTGCGTAGTTGTAGGATGCTACAATTTTGCTTGCTGATACTCTTCTGTCTTAAACTCTTTTATGAATCTCAAAAAAGTCCCGCCCCAAAACGGTAGTGGATCTTTCTGGTACAGGTGTATAAAGCCCTTCATGCAATCAAGCGTAATCTGGTGAGGAACGTTGGTTGTAGGAACCAGCCCTATACCTAAACCGTTTTCTTCTGTCAAGTGCATTGAAGGCACCATTTCGCCAAAGATCATGCGTGTTAAAAAGGGTGGATCGTCCCATCTTCTTTGTTTGCTCAGTGCTCTATGTATATCGGCAAAGATTTCTTTACCGTAGTAGTGAGTATAGAGGTAAACTGTGCCAGTGATAGCTTTGATTTCTACTTGTCCGGGGTCGCGCTGTATCATGTGTTTTGTTTTTTCGTTGGAAGAAATGTTAGTGAGTCGGTTAGCTATGCTTCACCAATAATTTTGGCGTGTACTTCGTCCAGTATGTCATCAGTGAAAGGTGTTTGGTAGGTGTGATCTACATTGTTTAGCTGATGACCCATCAGTACTTTGATCACTTCTATGTCCAGTCGTAGCTCTACTCGCCCGATGCTTTTAAAGGTGGCTCGTGAACCTTTGAGGTATAGTTCATCGGATAACTCAAGTCTTTCAAAAGGTTTTAACCAGTTTTTATGTAAGTAGTGATCTCGGGCGGGCTTTTCGCGCGTGAGAGGTTGAAGGTATCTTTGAAGAAGGTTAGCTCTGAAGGAGCTGTACTTTTTTTCTTGTTTTTCTGGATGAGGAATAACAGAGAACACTCGATCCGAGGTTTTGTCTCCAAGTTCGTCTATAATGGCTTGAGCTTTGGGGAATATTCGGATGTTTACAACATAACCACTGCGCCCAGCAAGTTTAGCACGTCTGAACTTGATCCTTCCTTCCTTGATGTCGGTCCACTTCAGAAGTGCCAAATCAATAAGGTCCATACCTGCGAAGTAGAACATCAGTAACCAAATCTTAACGTAGGGTCGGAGGTTTGCTTCTTCCAGCTTTTCGATATCTTTTCTGCTAAGTGCGTGAGTAGGGGTAGCTACTTTCGAAGGCATATTCTTTTCAAAGGGATTATAGCCACGAAGCAAATCATACCCTTTTCTAAGTTGTGCGTGCTTGTAGGTGGTACGCATGTTTCGCATGTACGCGTGAAGACCATTGTTGCCCATGTGTTTTCCCATGGTGAGCCTGAACTCAAGAACCCACTCATAGTCTATGTCTTTCAGCGCTACATCTCCATACTTACGGATACAGTTTTGTACGGTTATATATAAGGAGTAAGATTTCTTTTGTGCTTGCAGTTCTTTGATGATGATATCGTAGAACTGAACGAAAGAAGTTTTGCTTTTTGCTACAACTCCGTTTATACCGTTCTTGAAGACATCGATGATCTGATCGAAACTAAGTTTGTCTGGATGTGTGTTTAGATAGTTCCTGATTTTAAGCTGTTTTTTAGCTTCTTCAGAAACAAAATCGAAAAGCGTTTCATCTGGACAGTTGTCAAGAGGTCTGCCTGTTTTTTGATTCCAGAATTCTTTGTGAACTTTTCTTCCTAAATCGACATATCTGTGATTTCCTTTATAGGTAACGCGTGTTTTTAGGGGGTATCTACCAGTTTCATCCTGGTTTTTGTGGAAGCGAACAACTTTCGAGGTGACCATTTCTGCGTATTTACCTTCGGAAGGTAGCGAAAGTTGATCGTTTTTGCTACGTAAAAAGTAAACAAATGAGGTAAACAAAAGTGTCAGGTAAACACAGTTTTGGCCTGTTTTAAGAGATGTGGAGTTGGTGGTTTTTGTGTGGGAATTTCTTGTAAAAGCCTTTGCTTATGGGGCTTTTGAAGGGGTGTTGTTTGGAGGGGGAAGGGGAGTTGAAAGTCGCTTTGGATGCTTAGAAGGCAGATGCTCTATCCAGCTGAGCTACGCGACCAATTTGAGGGGGGCAAAGATAAATTTTATTTGAAACCAACACCGCTCAGTGAGGAAAATATTTTTAGAAGTATCATTAATAAAATATTTTTCGTTAAATCGATGAAATGCACCGAATACTAATTAAGTTGATTTAAGAAGTATTGAAAAATTCAGTGGGGGTGCATGATGTAGGAATTATCTTTCCCAAGTGTATTGCTTGCAAGGTTTAAAATGGTTAAAATTGTTTGTACACACGTTTAATTATTAACACATTAATTCACTTTATGAAAAGATTATTACTTCTATTTGGTATTGTTTCATGCTGGTCCAGCTTACTAGCACAGAAGCCAAATATTGCCCCCGGGGCAACAATTACGAATACGGGTACACAAACTTCACCAACTACACTTAATGACTTGGTTTATGGAACTTGCGGTACTCAAATCTTTTGGATGACTAGTACTAGCGGTAGCACCACCGATTATATAGAATGGAGCTGGCCCACAACCCAAAGCTTTGATGAAATCAAGTTTTATCAAGCGGATGCAACAACTGCCAGGCAATTGGATGGTGGTGTGCTACAAGCATGGGATGGTTCTGCATGGGTTACAGCCGCTACATTCAGTAACCTGCCTTTGGCCTGCGATAATACCATTACTTTTCAAAGAATAACTACTACCAAGCTGAGATTGACGCAGATGATAATAGGTAGTGGTGGCGGACAAGCCACTAACGTGAACTTTAGAGAAATAGAGATTTTCCAAGCCTCTGTATCAGCAGACGATGCGGGTGTAACTGTAGTAGATAGTTCTCAAGCAGTGTGCCCTGGTTCATATCCAGTAAATGCCACGATTCAAAATTTTGGAACTAATCAAATTGATTCGGTTCAAGTGAATTGGTCAGTTGATGGCGTTGCGCAAACCTCAGTATGGCACAGCAGCCTATTAGATACAATAGGAGGCACCGGTTTGTCTTCAGCTAGTGTTGCATTGGGCAACTATACGTTTGCGGCAAACACTAATTACAACTTAAAGGTGTGGACTAGTATGCCTAACAGTGCTGCGGATACTGTTAATTATAATGACACACTTAGCACAGTAATGCGCTTAGGTTCTCCTACTGGGTTCATGGCGAGTAATGTTCAAACTACAAGTGCTGATCTTTCTTGGAACGCTTTAGGAGCGAGTAATTTTAGAGTAACTTACGGTGCTGCAGGTTTTAATCCCCTCACTGGAGGAAATACAAATCCAGTAACAGGAAGTTCTACTACATTGTCTAGTCTTAGTGCCAATACATTATATGAAGCCTACTTGGTGGCAGACTGCGGAAGTTCAGCATATAGCGACACCACGGGGCCTATTAGCTTTAGAACTCCCTGTACAGTTGCTATAGCACCTTTTAATGAAAATTTTGATAGCACTTCAAGCTGGTTTGCCAGCGGAAGCAATACAAATAATACGATAGACCCATGCTGGTCATCCTTACCAGATGTAAGTCAAGGAGCAGAGCCATTTAAATGGATACCAAGGGGGACAGGTCCAACCAGTGGTAATGGTCCATTGCAAGACCTTACCGGAGGAAACTTTATGTATGTAGAAGCATCAAGCAGTACAGCAAATGATGAAGCTTTCCTTACCACGCCACCAATTGATGTGAGTGGATTGACAACACCAGGACTTTACTTTTTCCAACATAGATACAGTAATGGTAATATTGCTGATATGGATATATTGGTTTCTGATGACTTTGGAACCACCTGGAACAACGAATACTCAATTTCAGGAGATCTTCAAGCTTCAAGTAGCGACCCGTGGGCATTAGAGTTTGTAAACCTCGCCAATTATACCGGAGATACAATCATGGTACAGTTTAAGCAAACCGGAAACGGATGCTGTGGAGATGCTGCGATTGATAGTCTGGTAATAGATGAGGCACCACTTTGCCCGTGGCCAAATAGTGCTGGCGTGGTAACTACTACAG from Owenweeksia hongkongensis DSM 17368 encodes the following:
- a CDS encoding phage integrase SAM-like domain-containing protein; this encodes MVTSKVVRFHKNQDETGRYPLKTRVTYKGNHRYVDLGRKVHKEFWNQKTGRPLDNCPDETLFDFVSEEAKKQLKIRNYLNTHPDKLSFDQIIDVFKNGINGVVAKSKTSFVQFYDIIIKELQAQKKSYSLYITVQNCIRKYGDVALKDIDYEWVLEFRLTMGKHMGNNGLHAYMRNMRTTYKHAQLRKGYDLLRGYNPFEKNMPSKVATPTHALSRKDIEKLEEANLRPYVKIWLLMFYFAGMDLIDLALLKWTDIKEGRIKFRRAKLAGRSGYVVNIRIFPKAQAIIDELGDKTSDRVFSVIPHPEKQEKKYSSFRANLLQRYLQPLTREKPARDHYLHKNWLKPFERLELSDELYLKGSRATFKSIGRVELRLDIEVIKVLMGHQLNNVDHTYQTPFTDDILDEVHAKIIGEA
- a CDS encoding endonuclease/exonuclease/phosphatase family protein, translating into MRVIHWNCQCAFRKKNERILSYDPDILIVAECESMEKLKFGKLTPEPRSHLWFGDNLNKGIGIFSYSTDFRLEVMDCYNPEFRYIIPVKVSGPDQDFTLLAVWAMGNTKYPSKSYIGQVWLALEYYKDLLTGPVVLVGDFNSNKIWDHFPRVGNHSAVVKKLQDYDIHSLYHLCHNQEQGVEEHPTFYMYRKQEKPYHIDYCFLSGQLITEDTSLEVGSFEGWCDISDHVPLMVDL
- a CDS encoding HEPN domain-containing protein; its protein translation is MDAIQKSFLKEPDSLTTDPGNVHIVVGGLVDLIALRDIRNSYQLAGDELVALALASGDLSYQYSYPIVFLYRHVIETSLKSVLLEKGVSFERSHNLVELAEKVVAIKSDAVSEDQIRFLVERAAEFEILDERSTRFRYGEEIGGEFLIHLGQLKEVVSAFVVLTSYI
- a CDS encoding SOS response-associated peptidase family protein: MCVYTTQFATLTSEYPAWKDYTIKKQLPPSLWLETPDYPLSERPQYGNPSPVIGIGNWGTIMLQKDDQTYWDWAQFAPPRSMWPGGKAMPYYNAKVETLEEYQAGVKKGPFSKVVKEDLQQRMCVFWVNSFFESNGNKSKPRWFHIFREDRKFIPLAGFYHQIEDVDKGILWPGFTIITRDPYDIVAQTGHDRSPGILPYDHVSTWLNPNNTVDSKLSMLADSPAGLFKVDEVGKSTVTKRTAAATTPIEGGENFAVGSL